Proteins encoded within one genomic window of Terriglobia bacterium:
- a CDS encoding nuclease translates to MRSAPLRITAALIMVVLVVQPAFSWWDNGHILINRTAALKVPPDMPAFMRAAADRIAYMGPEPDRWRERSEYSLKNSQEPDHYINLESVADVRELPRGRYDYYRLLYAKRVAAKKNGDDFLPEHVGTQPYITAEIYDRLKVAFREYRRLQAQKLPTEGVEQNIALYAGWLGHYVGDGSNPLHTTISYDGWVGNNPSGYTTTKGIHAEFEGRFVTRVVDQIEIASLVGAPVRLQDPWHDYLQYLHDSNKLVEKVYQMEKAGQFKNAGTPESREFLRRRLAAGSQMLLNLWYTAWEESALPLPPRHTSEPVAPPAAQ, encoded by the coding sequence ATGCGTTCGGCTCCGCTTCGCATTACCGCCGCCCTCATCATGGTGGTTCTGGTGGTTCAGCCCGCATTTTCCTGGTGGGACAACGGGCACATCCTGATCAACCGCACCGCCGCGCTGAAGGTGCCCCCTGACATGCCGGCGTTCATGCGCGCCGCCGCCGACCGCATCGCCTACATGGGCCCGGAGCCGGATCGCTGGCGCGAGCGCTCCGAATACTCCCTGAAGAATTCGCAAGAGCCCGACCACTACATCAACCTGGAGTCGGTGGCCGATGTTCGCGAACTTCCACGGGGCCGTTATGACTACTATCGCCTCCTCTACGCCAAGCGCGTTGCCGCCAAGAAAAACGGCGATGACTTCCTGCCCGAGCATGTCGGCACGCAGCCCTATATTACGGCGGAAATTTATGACCGCCTGAAGGTGGCCTTCCGCGAATATCGTCGCCTGCAGGCGCAAAAATTGCCGACAGAAGGCGTCGAACAGAACATTGCTCTGTACGCCGGATGGCTGGGCCACTACGTGGGCGACGGCTCCAACCCGCTACACACCACCATCAGTTACGATGGCTGGGTCGGCAACAATCCCAGCGGATACACCACCACCAAGGGTATTCACGCCGAGTTTGAAGGCCGCTTCGTTACCCGCGTAGTCGATCAGATCGAAATCGCCAGCCTGGTGGGCGCTCCGGTCCGCCTGCAGGACCCCTGGCACGACTACCTGCAATACTTGCACGATTCCAACAAGCTTGTTGAGAAGGTGTATCAGATGGAGAAAGCCGGACAATTCAAGAATGCAGGCACGCCGGAATCGCGTGAATTCCTGCGCCGTCGACTGGCCGCCGGCTCGCAAATGCTGCTCAACCTGTGGTACACAGCTTGGGAAGAGAGCGCGCTGCCGCTGCCGCCGCGCCACACGTCCGAGCCGGTTGCGCCGCCCGCCGCCCAATAG